The Flavobacterium sp. K5-23 genome segment TCAGAAAGAGGAATCGGACTGGTGGTTGCTGCGGATAAAGCCACAAAAGCGATGATCGAACTGGAAAATGAATTCGAAAATGATTTCTATTCTAAGGATGTGAATAAAATCACCGTGACTGATAATGTTTCAGTGATATCTATAATCGGACAAGATTTGAGTACGTTTCACAAACCGTATACCGCATTAATCAAGAATAAAATTGTCCCTATACTTTTCAATAATACCGTTACAGGGAAAAACGTGAGTTTAGTGGTGAAAAAGTCAGAACTGAATAAGGCGTTAAATGTAATTCACGGGGAAATTTTTGGTGTGGCAAAGAAAATAAACATTGCCATTTTTGGACACGGATTAGTAGGCGGGACTTTGATTAATCAAATATTAGAATCGGCAACTGCCATCGAAAAACGAAAGGACATTAAATTAAATGTTTTTGCTATAGCCAATTCGAAAAATGTGCTTTTAAACAAAGATGGAGTTTCGGCTAACTGGAAAAACGAAATTCAAACAAACGGCGCTTCTTACACCATTGACGATGTTATCGCTTATGCAAATGAGCACCATCTGGAGAATTTGATTGCAATTGACAATACGGCAAGCGCCACTTTTGTGGAAAATTATATTCCGTTAGTGGAAAGCAGTTTTGATTTGATTTCATCCAATAAAGTGGCCAATACCTTGAGTTATGGTTTCTATAAAGAATTGCGAAAAGCATTGGCTGACAATCAAAAGAATTATTTGTATGAAACCAATGTAGGAGCTGGATTGCCGTTAATTGACACTATAAAATTACTGCATCTTTCTGGTGAGAATATCACGAAGATTAAAGGAGTTTTTTCAGGATCGTTGAGTTATTTGTTCAATAATTTCTCTGCCAAGGACGTTCCTTTCAGTGAAGTTCTGAAAGAAGCAATCGATAACGGCTATACTGAACCGGATCCAAGAGAGGATTTATGCGGAAATGATGTGGGTAGAAAATTATTGATTTTGGCCAGGGAACTGGATTTGCAAAATGAATTTGACGAAATTGATATTCAGAATTTAATCCCTGAGCAATTGCGTGAAGGCAGTGCAGCTGATTTCCTGACAAAGTTGAAGGAGTTTGATCCTATTTATGACAAAATAAAAACTGACCAAAAACCAAATCACGTCTTGAGATACATTGGAGAATTATCGGGGGATTTGCAAAATGACAAAGGGATTTTGGAAGTCAAATTGGTTTCCGTACCTTCGGATACCGCTTTGGGAGGCTTGAAAGGATCTGATTCTTTTTTCGAAATTTATACGGAATCTTATGGAGATCGACCTATCGTGATTCAAGGAGCCGGAGCTGGATCAGCAGTAACTGCAAGAGGGGTTTTTGGTGATATATTAAGATTGTCTGATAAATAGCCCCCTAACCCCCGAAGGGGGAACTTTGAGAAACTAAAATTAATGTAATGATTAGAAGTATCTGTTTATTTTGTTCCAATAGAATAAAGAAAATAATGTTTTATTTTCTGTTATTGCTTTTTATTTCTTGTAATAAAAGCACCGTTGAGGTTGAAAAGGGTTTTAATAAAATTGAAAATATTGTAAGTAGAGATGAATTAATAAAAGGCATTGTTCCTAATGAAAAAATGTTGTATTGGGAATATGTGAGAGTTCGGCTCGGACTGAAAAAAGGAGTCGAAATAAGGGTAAAACATTGTTTTGGAGATTCTTTAATTAAAAAGAAATACAATATTGTTTATCCTAAAAAAGGTTTAATAAGAGGCGAGTTTATTAGTTATACATTTATAAGTTATATTGATGATGAGGGAGTGAAATATGTGACAACTGAAAAAGAACTAATTGATTTTGTTGGAAAAATAGATAATGCAGAAGAAGCTGCCCTGATTATGTCTTATAAAAGTGATTTGTGGATTGACAATAACGATATAAGAGGAGGTGCTTACAAGAAAGTAAAAGATGGCTTTGAATTATATATGATGAAATATTATAATTGCCCAGTAAAAAAAGAATCGTTTAAAGTGGAAATTGACACAAATGGTAACTTTAAATATAAAAGTAATGGGGTGTATTATAAATCAAAAGATTGTATAATGACTTAGTTTTTTATAAAAAATAATAATTAAAAAGGGACTGCCTCCGGTCTTGGCTCCCTCCCCGCGGCGGCGGGAGGGTTGTGGAGGGGAAAAATTATGAAAATAACATTAAACAGAGTAAACGACAACTTCCATTTCGAATTAAAAAACGAACGTGGACATATAGTAAGTGTGGATAACCGTTCTGAATTTGGCGGAAATGATTTAGGCGCAAGCCCAATGGAATTAGTGTTAATGGGCGTTGCTGGATGTAGCGCTATTGATATGATTTCGATCTTGAAAAAACAACGACAAGAAATCACTTCGTTCAAAGCTGAGGTTGAAGGAGAGCGAGTACAAGTAGGAGAGGCTAAACCTTTTAAAGACATCACGGTGGTTTTCTTATTGGAAGGACCTATAAATGAAGAAAAGGCATTAAGAGCAGCCCAACTTTCTTTCGAAAAATATTGTTCTGTTTCTAAAACATTAGAGCCTACAGCAACAGTACATTACAAAGTGGTTTTGAATAATGTTGAATTATCTAAAATTTAAAAATAAAATTAATCGTTTAAAGATTTAGTGTTGAAATACCAAGTGCTAACAACCTTAAACTTTAAACTTTAAACAAAATATAATGAATGATTCAGAATTCGGTTTTGAAACCCAAGCCATCCGTACCCAATTAGAACGGACGCAATACTTAGAACACTCGGTTCCTTTATACTTAACTTCTAGTTTTGTGTTTGAAGACGCCGAAGATATGCGTGCCTCATTTGCCGAAGAGAAAGATAGAAATATTTATAGTCGTTACAGCAACCCAAACACCAACGAGTTTGTGGAAAAAGTATGCAAGATGGAAGGCGCAACAGCTGGTTTCGCTTTTGCTTCAGGAATGGCGGCTGTGTATTCAACCTTAGCAGCTTTATTAAAATCTGGAGATCATATAGTTTCTTCCAGTAGTGTTTTTGGAGCTACACATTCCTTGTTTGTCAATTATTTCCCAAAGTGGAATATTGAAACCTCTTATTTTGATATTAATAAGCCAGAAACTATTGAAAGTTTCATCACACCTAATACAAAGATTCTTTTTGCGGAATCACCAACCAATCCAGCGGTCGACATTATAGATCTAGAATTGCTTGGGAATATTGCCAAAAAGCACAACTTGATTTTGGTTATTGACAACTGTTTTGCAACGCCATATTTGCAACAACCTATAAAATGGGGCGCACATTTGGTGGTCCATTCGGCTACAAAGTTAATGGACGGTCAAGGACGAGTTTTGGGCGGAATTACAGTAGGTGATCCTGAATTGATTCAGAAAATATATTTGTTCAGCCGATTGACAGGTCCTTCTTTATCTCCGTTCAATGCTTGGGTATTGTCTAAAAGTTTAGAGACTTTGGCTATTCGTTTGGATAGACATTGTGAAAATGCCTTGAAGGTGGCAGAGTTTTTAGAACAGCATCCTAATGTTAATCGAGTGAAATATCCGTTCTTGAAATCGCATCCACAATTTGAAATTGCTCAAAAGCAAATGAAAGCAGGTGGTAATATTGTTGCTTTCGAAATAAAAGGCGGACTAGAAGCAGGACGTAACTTTTTGGATAAAATAAAACTATGTTCGCTTTCGCCAAATTTAGGAGATACAAGAACAATCGTGACTCATCCAGCATCAACAACACATAGTAAATTATCTGTTGATGAACGTTTAGCGGTAAGTATTACAGACGGATTGGTGCGTGTTTCTGTTGGATTAGAAACAGTAAAAGATGTAATTGCTGATTTAGAGCAGGCTTTATCTTAAAAAATTACGATATTTGATGTTGGGTTTGTGAATAACAAAAGCCAACATCAAATATCTAATCTTATTTTATGCTTTCAAAAAAAACAAAATACGGAATCAAAGCGTTGACCTTTTTGGCTCGTCAAGAAGATCAAACTCCAGTTGCTATTGCTGATATTGCTAAAAGTGAAAATATTTCGATAAAATTTTTAGAAAGTATATTGTTGCTTTTGCGTAATTCAGGTTTTTTGGGAGCCAAAAAAGGAAAAGGAGGCGGTTATTATTTAATTAAAGAACCGAAGGATATCAATATGGCCAAGGTATATCGTATTCTTGAAGGACCTATTGCTTTGTTGCCTTGTGCCAGTCATAATTTTTATGAAAAATGTGATGATTGTAAAGAGGAGGAAGCCTGTGCTGTACGTAAATTAATGACCGAAGTACGTGACAACACCCTGAAAATATTAGAAAACAATTCCCTTGCCGATATCGCTTTTTAAATTAAGCCGTTCCAAATAAAAAATAAAAAAAAGACGCTTTCATTGGAATCCAATGAAAGCGTCTTTTTTTTTAAGCCAAAAACACCAATTTATATCCCACGAAAAACAGCATTATCGCGATCGCATTTCTAAGAAATAAATCAGGTACTTTTCCGCTCATCATACTTCCTATAAATATTCCAGGAAGGGATCCTATTAATAACTGACCTAATAGACCTAAATCTAAATTCCCCATTGTAGCGTGTCCTAATCCAGCAACAAGAGTCAAAGGAACTGCGTGAGCAATCTCGGTCCCAACCAGCCTCGGAGTTACTAAAAGCGGATATAAGAAAAACAAAGTCACAGTCCCTAAAGCACCTGCGCCTATTGATGTTAAGGTTACAGTTGCTCCTAATAACACACCTATTGAGATAGTTAGAATATTTTGTGTTTTACTCTCGCTATGGAACTTATCACCAGCGTGTTTTTGAGAAAAAACCAAGAGTTTCTTTTTAAATAAAACAGCTATCGACGTAAAAAGTAAGGCCCAACCCAAACCGTATTTTATGATAGCATTAATACCTGTAATATCTGTTTTTATACTATGAAGTATCCACAAAGTTAGCAGGGCTGCGGGAACACTGCCTAAAGAAAGCCAACCAGTTATGGACCAATTGATGTTCTTTTTTTTATGATGAACGTAC includes the following:
- the thrA gene encoding bifunctional aspartate kinase/homoserine dehydrogenase I; the encoded protein is MKILKFGGKSLSNGEGINKVVSIITDKVNQGEQIAIVVSARGNATDELEHILEVAVKNGEYKPLFENFKTYQNGGFKEIDLSEEFGILEKLFEGVSLIGDYSIKIKDQVLSKGELISAKLLTAILVKNGINARFADSRILLKTDSNYGDAQPLEQLSKKNVIQYFKVNNGTTVNVVTGFIGSNNNNDTTTLGRNGSNYTASLLANYLDAEELQSYTHVDGIYTANPELVADAKKIDHLTFNEANELANFGATILHAKTIIPLLEKNIPLRILNTFNHENKGTLITSNSNKEGIKTLSVLENVSLVNLEGRGLLGKTGIDARIFKVMGDNDISVSIISQGSSERGIGLVVAADKATKAMIELENEFENDFYSKDVNKITVTDNVSVISIIGQDLSTFHKPYTALIKNKIVPILFNNTVTGKNVSLVVKKSELNKALNVIHGEIFGVAKKINIAIFGHGLVGGTLINQILESATAIEKRKDIKLNVFAIANSKNVLLNKDGVSANWKNEIQTNGASYTIDDVIAYANEHHLENLIAIDNTASATFVENYIPLVESSFDLISSNKVANTLSYGFYKELRKALADNQKNYLYETNVGAGLPLIDTIKLLHLSGENITKIKGVFSGSLSYLFNNFSAKDVPFSEVLKEAIDNGYTEPDPREDLCGNDVGRKLLILARELDLQNEFDEIDIQNLIPEQLREGSAADFLTKLKEFDPIYDKIKTDQKPNHVLRYIGELSGDLQNDKGILEVKLVSVPSDTALGGLKGSDSFFEIYTESYGDRPIVIQGAGAGSAVTARGVFGDILRLSDK
- a CDS encoding OsmC family protein translates to MKITLNRVNDNFHFELKNERGHIVSVDNRSEFGGNDLGASPMELVLMGVAGCSAIDMISILKKQRQEITSFKAEVEGERVQVGEAKPFKDITVVFLLEGPINEEKALRAAQLSFEKYCSVSKTLEPTATVHYKVVLNNVELSKI
- a CDS encoding PLP-dependent aspartate aminotransferase family protein; translated protein: MNDSEFGFETQAIRTQLERTQYLEHSVPLYLTSSFVFEDAEDMRASFAEEKDRNIYSRYSNPNTNEFVEKVCKMEGATAGFAFASGMAAVYSTLAALLKSGDHIVSSSSVFGATHSLFVNYFPKWNIETSYFDINKPETIESFITPNTKILFAESPTNPAVDIIDLELLGNIAKKHNLILVIDNCFATPYLQQPIKWGAHLVVHSATKLMDGQGRVLGGITVGDPELIQKIYLFSRLTGPSLSPFNAWVLSKSLETLAIRLDRHCENALKVAEFLEQHPNVNRVKYPFLKSHPQFEIAQKQMKAGGNIVAFEIKGGLEAGRNFLDKIKLCSLSPNLGDTRTIVTHPASTTHSKLSVDERLAVSITDGLVRVSVGLETVKDVIADLEQALS
- a CDS encoding Rrf2 family transcriptional regulator, producing the protein MLSKKTKYGIKALTFLARQEDQTPVAIADIAKSENISIKFLESILLLLRNSGFLGAKKGKGGGYYLIKEPKDINMAKVYRILEGPIALLPCASHNFYEKCDDCKEEEACAVRKLMTEVRDNTLKILENNSLADIAF
- a CDS encoding sulfite exporter TauE/SafE family protein; its protein translation is MEFQLGFIVAGLIVGFIVGLTGVGGGSLMTPILLWFGIPPTTAVGTDLLYAAFTKMGGVYVHHKKKNINWSITGWLSLGSVPAALLTLWILHSIKTDITGINAIIKYGLGWALLFTSIAVLFKKKLLVFSQKHAGDKFHSESKTQNILTISIGVLLGATVTLTSIGAGALGTVTLFFLYPLLVTPRLVGTEIAHAVPLTLVAGLGHATMGNLDLGLLGQLLIGSLPGIFIGSMMSGKVPDLFLRNAIAIMLFFVGYKLVFLA